The segment TCACTTAGTTAAGGTGGTGTCCTCCAGTTTTTTCTCCTTTACAATTAGGttactatttttcctttgtaattaataaatatattattggaACACACTTTGAAACCATATAAATGCCCTGTTTCTCATCACACTTTTATACTAGTTTTAGTATCCATTAATGATTCTCACCTGAATCAATTATTACTATGCTGGTTAGGAATGAGGATTTTCTAATTTCATTATTCCTTCTACTGTAAGGAAGAAATTTCCcttcatgtttatttatttatttagttatcaGTATGGATTTATGGATTCTTAGTCAATGGGTTATAATCTGttactatcattttttttttaggaggtaccagggattaaacaagacctcgtacatgggaagcaggtgctcaacccttgagctacatctgcttccctatcattTGTTTTGATGCTTAAATTATCCTTGATTTGGCCAGTAGAAGTCGCTTCAAGCTCACTCCTTTATCCTTTTGATATTTTTGAGCACTTCTTTATTTTCTGGCACAAGCTGTTCCAGGTTCATCTTGTACTTTCCCTTCAGCAGCTCTGGAATCAGCCATATTTCTACAAGGGGCCTGGTTCCTTTTGGTGGACAATGGGTATTTAGAACCAAAGTTCTGGAAACTACCTAGGCTTGTTGTTATTGGGGTGTCACTGCTCAATGGTTCAATTTTTTATTCTAAGAATTTAGATTCTAAAATTGAACACATGTATAAATGGCCAAAGATGCATATACAAGGGTATTTATCTTTTCATCACCCTCACCAATTCCAAATAAGACCCAGCCTTTGTCTCCCTTGCCCGGATTATTTCAACAGCCTCCTAACTGGTCCTCCTACTTCCAGGATGGTCTCTCTACAGTCTCTTCTCCGTACAGCAGccagaattaaaacaaaacaaacaaaaaactgatcATATTACTCTTCTGCTCATAACCCTCCACCCACTGAAACTAAAACAGCAAATTCTCAACCTGGCTTTAAGGCCCCAAAGGATTTGGCTTTATCTCTAACATCACTTGCTACAACGTCCCCCCTCGCTCACAGGACAGGGACACCCCAGCCAAAAGCAGGTCTTGGTACCTGCTTTTCTCCCCCAGGTATTCAAATGGCTTGCAGTGGTCTTCATACGGGCCTCTACTTGAGTCACCTCTTCAGGGAGCCTTCCCTAACTATCGTAATTTAAAAACAGCACCCCATCACTTTAGATTCTCTGTCATAATATTGAATATTCATCTACTTGCTTGTTGTCAGTCTACTATTCTGAAacgtaagctccatgagggcagggacttatTTGTTTTCTCCTGTAGCCCAGTGCCTAGAATACTTCCCAGGACATTGTAAGCTCTCAAATGCCTGTTGAGTGAATGAAGATAATGTTCAATCCTTGCCATCTGCCTAGATTCCTCCTCGCCCTTCTCTTGGCATGGCTAGGTTATTCTCTTTCTTTAGATTTCAGCATAAATGTCACCTCCTTAGAGAAGCCTTCCCAGACTACCCACTTCCATTTTCTGTCTCAGCCTTTGATTTCTGCTGGAGTAACTATAACAACTTCCTTTTACCTATTTGCTTGTGGGTCCATCCCCAGGGCTCCTCACTAAAATATAAACTCCGTGAGGGCAGGACTGCCATGCTCTCTCCTTCATCACTGTATCCCCAGAGCCCAAACAGTTCCTGGCAAACAATAGGCACTCAAGAAATTTGttggactttttaaatttaatttttgacaTGCATAGGATTTTTAGTTCTCAGATTAGGGCATAATCAGAAAGCAGAAAATTTCCAGCCTTTATGAATCAAATCTCTTTTTCCCAGAAAACTACTGTTTTGATGTGGATGTTACTAAAAAACAGTCTGATCCCACTGAttgataaattataaaataaggtgaattcacagctttgccaaaaaatgtgaaatgaataaaaagaaaggaaaaaatataagttATCAGTGGACAGACTGGGGTTggatggactttttaaaaaaatttctctccccttcctctcccccccactgttgtctgctctctgtgtccattcactgtgtgttctttggtgtccacttgcattcttgtcagcggtactgggaatctgtatttctttttgttttgtcattttgctgcgtcagctctctgtgtatgtagcgccactcttgggcaggctgtgcttttttcaggtaggttggctctccttgcggggtgcatttcttgtgcgtggggcacccctacacgggggacacccctgcatagcacagcactcctttcctGCATCAGCACTACGAGTGGGCCAGCGCAACctacaggccaggaggccctgggtttgaaccccggacctcctatatggtaggtggacgctctatcagttgagccaaatctgcttgcttgggtggacttttttttttttttaaggtttattttttatttctttctctcccctccacccccccagttgtctgctctctgtgtccattcgctgtgtgtttttctgtgaccgcgtctatccttattagtggcactgggaatctgtgtttctttttgttgtgtcatcttgttgtgtcacctctccatttgtgcagcgccattcctgggcaggctgaactttctttcgtgctgggcagctctccttacggggcgcactccttgcatgtggggctcccctacacgggggacacccctgtgtggcacagcactccttgcgtgcatcagtactgcacatgggccagctccacacaggtcaaggaggtctggggtttgaacgcggacctcccatgtgataggcggtcgccttatccattgggccaagtccgcttccccctggaTGGACTTTTAGTAGCTAAAATTTTCCAAAAGCCAAAGAATATAGGGCAGCTGTTAAAGCATGAGGTTGCTCTAAGTACATTGACATGAAATTATGCCCAAGGTATAATTAGTAGAAACTGCAACAGGCACAATAGTGCAATCCCTGTACGTAATTAATACTATGTGCATGgaaaaaaatactggaaaaagAATGGATTGGATCCCAGTGATCATCTGGCAGGGAAGGTTTAGAAGACTTTTAACTTCCTACATTATATAGGTCTGTACTGAAaactttatcattatttttttaaagatttatttatttctctccccttctccccccaccccctgccccagttgtctgttctctgtgtctatttgctgcgtgttatttgtccacttctgttgtcagcagcacgggaatctgtgtttctttttgttgtgtcatcttgttgtgtcagctctccgtgtgtgcggcaccattcctgggcatgctgaactttctttcgcgctgggcggctctccttacggggcgcagtccttgcgcgtggggctcccctgcatggcagggcactccttgcgcgcatcagcactgtgcatgggccagctccacaccgctcaaggaagcctggggttttaaccgcggacctcccatgtggcagacggatgccctaaccactgggtcaagtccgtttcccatatactgaaaactttaaaaacaaaacactaacaTTTGAGCACAAGTACATGTCAGGCACTGTGCAAAACACTTTCATATGCAGGCTTTCATGGTATCTTCTCAATAACCTTTTAAGATGCATCCTAATATCATTCCCATTTGTAGATGGACAAAAATGTTCACGGGCATTAAGTAATTCACCCATGGTCACACAGCAGACCCTTCATAATATGCCAcctttctctatttatttttaaagcgtttattgagaaataagagaaaaggaaagaagtacaTAGCCAAGATATGGATAGGGGTTCCTCCAGGCAAAGAGAGGGcctgtattttttataattaaaaacaaacaaacaaacaggaaagtcAGGTGAAACTAGGAGTAACAGTTCAGAATCTGGGTTTTATGTAAAAGATGCTAAGGAAATTAGGCTCTGAGCCCCCTGGAAACCAGGACAAAGAGGAAAACGTGATCAGTTATGAGACCCCTGTACTTAAAAGATAAAAGCAAACCACTGATCAGGAGAAACACCTTTCCTAAAGGCTCAGATTTGAGAGAGCTTTCCACGAAGCTCATGAACACAACAGTGTGTACTCAGGTGGCCCACTGCTTTGGTAACACCTGTATATCCAGGCAGCTGTTGACCAGCTGCAAAGGGAAATTCAGTAAAAGCGGTTTCACAGGGGGCCAACTTTCTACAACAGGGGCATCAGATCTGGTGGTCTGGTTTGACCCCATAGTTACAACTGGATGTGTTGGACACTCCTAATCAAGATGGCAGAACGAGAGACTCCAGGACACCTCCAACACACACAGAAGTTTTGAACAAGCTAGAACTTGcagaaatatctttcaaaaaactCCAAAAACATTCAAAGGGTTTCAGAAACAGGGCGACTgtggaatcaagaaaaaagcCACTTGGAAATGGTAGGATCTCGTGGTGCCCCAGACCCTCACCATCTTGGTTCAgagccagcctgcactcccaGTGTGGATGCCTCTGTCCAGTTCAGGAGGAAGCAAAGTGCACATGTATGTCAGGAGCATGTGTGTCTGGAACACTTTATCTGGTGGTGGCCTGTGGGagtcaccatcccagaacttgcctgtGTGTAGAAGACAGTTCACTGAGCTCTTcttacagaatgctgtgggagagcagtcaagtcatgctgcctggggcaggggacCGCTGGCTGTTAAGATATGAAGTGCACAGAATTCAAATATCAGAGAAGAACAAAATTTGTGGTAACCTAACAATGCTACCTTCCAGGACCTGTATTTACAATGTCCTGCAGACTTTGTTGACAACATGTGACAACAAATTATTGTCGTTTCAACCATTGTGCAAACACAAAGGCTCAAATTGTCAATCAGATTCTGGGGCTATGAGGAAACGGTTTCCTAGGCAAGAAAGGACATTTGGAACAGTGCAAACCggggaattcctagggctacATAGTACAATGAAAACaaattatattgaaataaaaatatccaaatttttaaaaaatggatgtgtGGCCTTACCCTCCAGCAAACCCCTAGAATATCACAAACCTTAGCCTATTAAGAATTAAAGACCGTTTGAGAGAATAGAGAGACAAGAAGTGACATTCATGCTAAATTTCAGCCCTAATCAATCTTCCAGGTATGCTAAGTTGGTTTTATGGCCCTTTTATTGATGAACAAACTGAGGTTTTAGAGAGTCTAAAATTGCATGATTAGAAAATGTCCAAGCCAGTCCGAGACCGGGTCTCAGGCCTCTCTCCCAGCCATGCCTACCACACTTCAACAATACACCTTTCGTCCTCAGAACCTGTCTCTGGGTGGGTTCTGTAGGCCAAAgaatgctggggggggggggggggggagagacagGGACATGGACGGGGCCAGGGACAGGGACGGGGCCAGCGCGCACAATGACGGagagctggggaagggggggggcaCACTTTCTCCAGAGGCCCATCTAACGTCACCGTCACCtcccttcctcccatttcctTGGACCCCAAGCAGGGAGGCAACGCTCCCCATTACACAAATGGGGGGACGCTCCACCACCAAGCATAAAAATCTCACGGCGTACAACtgacttcattcttttatttacttttcattagTCTGGAGATCATGGGCCCTTAGCTCGGGGAGGGGATGTGGGGGAATTTCCgctgaggggaagagaggaaaaaagggagaGCTGGGGCTTACCGCAGCTCAGGCTTCttgagggaagaagaggaggaggaagagggagtgaGGAAAGAAACCGCCCAGCCCTCCCTCCAAGCCGGTCTGaagggaaggggaacagaacacCCAGAGCGGTATTTGAGCTCTTCTTGCCCTTCCCCCACCGTACGGCGGGGGATCCCGGAAGGAGGAGCAATGTCGGGGTCTTCgttaaaaagcaaaattaccGGTGCCCTGGGCCCCGGCGCACAGGTGGAAAGGCCTCTCCGTGCCTCTCCGGCTGGCGGCGGGAGGCGCAGGGAAGGAGCCGCGGGCATGTAATTTGGCGCCCTCAGCCCaggtctttctttctcttcccgcGGCCGCGCTGCGCGGCTTCCCGGAATGGGTTACTGTCGCCGTCGCCGGAGTCACGGCCGCCCGAGTCGCCGCCGCTGCTGGCGGGCCGGCGCGCCACGCGCCTTTCCACGCGGGACTCGGGCTCGCGCACGCGCGGCGCGGCCTGCAGCAGGAACTCGCCGCGGCGGTAGGTGATGCGCACGTCGGTGTGCGGGAACGTGCCGTACACGCGCCGCAGCTCCCGGCGCACGTAGTCGGGCAGCGGGAAGCGCGGGCCCAGCGCGCGCTCCACGTGGCCCCAGCGCAGCTCCGCCTGCAGGCTGCCGCCTTCCGGCCACCGCGCCCCGCTCTCGCCGTCGGCGGGTCCCTCCGCCGAGGGGGGCTGCGGCGCCGGCCTCCTGTAGCCGACCGCGGGGAACGGCGGGCGCAGGGCCGCGGCGTAGGCCTGGGGGAAGGCCCACCAGGGCCCCGCGGCCGCCAGGGGCGTGCGGGGGCCGTAGAAGAGGTGGTATTCCCGCGGGGCCGCCCACTCACCCACGTTCAGGCTAGGGGGCGGGCTGCAGAAGTTGTAGCTCTGGATGGGAGGCAGCAGCAGAGGGGTGGGCAGGTAGGTGTAGGTGAGGGGCTGCAGCGGAGGCCAGAGGCCCTCCCCGGGCGGCAGGCAGCTGTATGAGTACATGGTCTGAACTTCAGGCGGTGGGCATTTTTACTGGGGCCACTTCCTTCTCCAGAGCTGTGGGGgcgagtggggggtggggatagagGACACATTTTttcttcaccaccaccaccaccagtccCTGGGGCTGATAACCAGGCCTCTGGTTCCTGGCAGAAGTACCTCAAGGCTTTTGGAAACTCAAAATCAGGTGTTCAGCTAGCCCCCCATACCTTTTGTTCCAGGGCTGGGCCTAAACTCCACACTCCCAGGGGGCAATAAGGATCCAAAGCCTTTTCAGCCCTGGCATGCGCTTCCCAGCTAGCTCCCAACTTACTTGTCCCCTTTAGCCCGGGGAAGCTGGTCTCCAGAGTTTGTGGGAGCCAGAAGGTTGCGGAAGGGAGCTCCTCTCCACCACTTTCTAGTAGAGCTGCTCCCCTCCATGCCCGGACAGGGCCACACCTCCCCGTTACTAGGCAAAGGGAAACACCTTGAGCTGGCCAGGATCCAGACAGCTTATGTCCACATCCCTGTGAGTTTCCGGTTCACTCTGGCCCCAACCTAGAGGCTGAGGCCTGTGTCTGTTCAGGAACTCTCCCCACAACATACACGGATGACTTCCCAACTCCCTTTCTAGTCAGCTTAGCTCCTTGTTCCCCACATCTCAGCCTCCGACCCCTTGCTGCTGGGTTGGATTATGCTAAGGTTTGAGTGAAGCTCCTACACGCTAGGCACTGAATCTAATTGCTTATGAGCATCTAACTGGTTTACGTCAGCCTGAAGGTGGAGGTACTAACATTCTCCCCACTTGACACAGGAGGAAGCTGCTTGCTTCAGAGTTGGTACAAATGTATTCAGTGACTGGGACTCATGTAGGTTAAGTAACTCACAGCTATTTATGATAAGAGCAAAATTCAACCTTGTTATCTCAAAGACTCGTATTCACAATATTTGTGTTACTGCCAATCCATCTAGGGCTTCTTTCGGACCATCACAGTCCTTGCTCTATATTGTTATATAAgctcttctaatttttttttttttgtaaaggacACTAACTTTTATGAAACCAAAATATGTACACATGGAAAATTTGGGGAAGAATACACAAACTGATAAAAGTAGTAGCACTTTTTGGCTGTTGAACATACACCATTACTTTTTCAACTAAAAGTTTTTCAGAGTACCAGCTTTGTAAATGCTCATGGGCCTGTTTGTTTGCTGGGTGATAATGACCAAGTGCCTTCATtgctgtgagcctcagtttcctcatctataaaatgggaaatgcAACTATACATGCATCATAAAGTTCCAAGAATTAAATACACTTGACAAGCACTTAGACTGGTGCCAGGCACAGTGTAAGCATCCACTAATTCATCCATCTTGCGTCACTGCGTTTAGTGAGGGTGACACTAAGCCATGTGCCtgcagagtcaaggtgaagagcataAACTCTGGGGCCAGGCTGCCTGAGTTCATGTCTTGCATTTGCCATTTCCTCGATGGGTGACCTGAGACAAGGTACTAGGCCTCGATTTCCTCACTTGTGAAAAGGGGGAAGCCAAGAGTGTACACCTCCAGGGTGGCTGGGGGCCTTGACGCACAGTTACAAGGAATGGGCTCCCATTCCTGAGGGCACTTCCTGTGTGCCGGGCTGTGCCAGCTGGTATGCAGTGGCAGGCTGTGGCTGTGGTTACTTTTGTTATCATCCATGGGGGCGGGTTGGTATATCCACTGAAGGGGCACGCAACAGGGAGGACGAAGGAAAACAGACCACCTCTCCAAGAAGACACAGACAGTTTGGGGTGATGGACAGATTTTGGTTATAGATGAACCAGTGCtggtagcacaactttgtgaatgtaattaacatcactgaattaattgtatatttgaaCATGGGAAAtcgtatgttgtatatatgttaccacaataaaagttattttttaaaaaatcatagaaccatacaaagagtgaaccctaatgtcaACTATGGACTTTAATTGATAAGGTAATTCTTGTAATCTTGCAACCAATGTACAGTCCAATGCAAAATgttcataatagggaaaattggaggtgggggtgggagatatGGGAACTCGGTACTTTCTGTATAATTTTCCTGTAAACTACAACTGCTTTAAAAACTAAAGTCTGTTAAGAAGAGAGACACAGTTACTCTTAcattagaataaaaacaaaaaacaaaacaaaacaaaaactttcaatagcttcccttccttcctctcctccttcccccgcccccccacgccAGGGTCAGGCCAGTGCGGTGCCCGCAGAGGTCAGGGCTTCCGCGGCCAGGCGGGGGAGAGGGTTCCCGGAAGATGATGTCCTTGAAGTCCAGCTCGGCTCGTACTCCCGGAAGCGCTTCCCCGCACTGCTGGCGCGCCCTGCGCAGATCAGCAGCAGCTGGTAGGCGGCGTTGCGCACGGTGAGGCGGTGCAGGGCGGCGGTGGTGCGAGAACGCCCGGCTGTGCTTCTGGCA is part of the Dasypus novemcinctus isolate mDasNov1 chromosome 6, mDasNov1.1.hap2, whole genome shotgun sequence genome and harbors:
- the C6H10orf95 gene encoding uncharacterized protein C10orf95 homolog isoform X2, whose product is MYSYSCLPPGEGLWPPLQPLTYTYLPTPLLLPPIQSYNFCSPPPSLNVGEWAAPREYHLFYGPRTPLAAAGPWWAFPQAYAAALRPPFPAVGYRRPAPQPPSAEGPADGESGARWPEGGSLQAELRWGHVERALGPRFPLPDYVRRELRRVYGTFPHTDVRITYRRGEFLLQAAPRVREPESRVERRVARRPASSGGDSGGRDSGDGDSNPFREAAQRGRGKRKKDLG
- the C6H10orf95 gene encoding uncharacterized protein C10orf95 homolog isoform X1 codes for the protein MEGSSSTRKWWRGAPFRNLLAPTNSGDQLPRAKGDNCLPPGEGLWPPLQPLTYTYLPTPLLLPPIQSYNFCSPPPSLNVGEWAAPREYHLFYGPRTPLAAAGPWWAFPQAYAAALRPPFPAVGYRRPAPQPPSAEGPADGESGARWPEGGSLQAELRWGHVERALGPRFPLPDYVRRELRRVYGTFPHTDVRITYRRGEFLLQAAPRVREPESRVERRVARRPASSGGDSGGRDSGDGDSNPFREAAQRGRGKRKKDLG